One Vicugna pacos chromosome 29, VicPac4, whole genome shotgun sequence DNA window includes the following coding sequences:
- the YTHDF3 gene encoding YTH domain-containing family protein 3 isoform X6: MLQNNSYPPMSDPYMPSYYAPSIGFPYSLGEAAWSTAGDQPMPYLTTYGQMSNGEHHYIPDGVFSQPGALGNTPPFLGQHGFNFFPGNADFSTWGTSGSQGQSTQSSAYSSSYGYPPSSLGRAITDGQAGFGNDTLSKVPGISSIEQGMTGLKIGGDLTAAVTKTVGTALSSSGMTSIATNSVPPVSSAAPKPTSWAAIARKPAKPQPKLKPKGSVGIGGSAVPPPPIKHNMNIGTWDEKGSVVKAPPTQPVLPPQTIIQQPQPLIQPPPLVQSQLPQQQPPAPQAQAQPGPPPQAQPHPAQAQPPQLQSRWVAPRNRGAGFSQNNGVGGENFGLGVVPVSASPSSVEVHPVLEKLKAINNYNPKDFDWNLKNGRVFIIKSYSEDDIHRSIKYSIWCSTEHGNKRLDAAYRSLNGKGPLYLLFSVNGSGHFCGVAEMKSVVDYNAYAGVWSQDKWKGKFEVKWIFVKDVPNNQLRHIRLENNDNKPVTNSRDTQEVPLEKAKQVLKIIATFKHTTSIFDDFAHYEKRQEEEEAMRRERNRNKQ; this comes from the exons ATGCTTCAG AATAACAGCTATCCACCAATGTCAGATCCGTACATGCCTAGTTACTATGCTCCATCCATTGGATTTCCATATTCTCTTGGGGAAGCAGCATGGTCCACAGCTGGAGACCAACCTATGCCATATCTGACAACCTATGGACAAATGAGTAATGGGGAACATCATTATATACCAGATGGTGTGTTTAGTCAACCTGGGGCATTAGGAAATACCCCTCCATTTCTTGGTCAACATGGATTTAACTTTTTTCCTGGTAATGCTGATTTCTCTACATGGGGGACAAGTGGATCTCAGGGACAATCAACACAAAGTTCTGCTTATAGTAGCAGTTACGGCTATCCACCTAGTTCTCTTGGGAGAGCTATTACTGATGGACAggctggatttggcaatgatacTTTGAGTAAGGTGCCTGGCATTAGCAGTATTGAGCAAGGCATGACTGGACTGAAAATTGGTGGTGACCTGACAGCTGCAGTGACGAAAACCGTAGGAACAGCTTTGAGCAGCAGTGGGATGACTAGCATCGCAACCAATAGCGTGCCCCCGGTCAGCAGCGCAGCGCCGAAACCCACCTCCTGGGCCGCCATCGCCAGAAAGCCTGCCAAACCTCAGCCGAAACTTAAACCCAAGGGCAGCGTGGGGATCGGGGGCTCTGCTGTGCCGCCACCTCCTATAAAACACAACATGAACATTGGAACTTGGGATGAAAAGGGGTCAGTGGTGAAGGCTCCACCAACCCAACCAGTTCTGCCTCCTCAAACTATAATCCAGCAGCCTCAGCCATTAATCCAGCCACCGCCACTGGTGCAGAGCCAGCTGCCTCAGCAGCAGCCTCCGGCGCCGCAGGCGCAGGCGCAGCCGGGGCCGCCGCCGCAGGCCCAGCCGCACCCGGCGCAGGCGCAGCCGCCGCAGCTGCAGAGCCGCTGGGTGGCCCCGCGGAACCGGGGGGCCGGCTTCAGCCAGAACAATGGCGTGGGCGGTGAGAACTTTGGTTTAGGTGTTGTTCCCGTCAGCGCTTCGCCTTCCAGTGTAGAAGTGCATCCTGTGCTGGAAAAGCTAAAGGCCATAAACAACTATAATCCCAAAGACTTTGACTGGAACCTGAAGAACGGACGTGTGTTTATCATTAAAAGCTATTCTGAGGACGACATCCACCGTTCCATTAAGTACTCTATCTGGTGTAGTACTGAGCATGGTAATAAGCGTTTGGATGCAGCGTACCGTTCCCTGAACGGGAAGGGCCCACTCTATTTACTCTTCAGTGTGAATGGCAGTGGACATTTTTGTGGAGTGGCTGAGATGAAGTCTGTTGTGGACTATAACGCGTACGCCGGTGTCTGGTCTCAGGATAAGTGGAAGGGCAAGTTTGAAGTTAAATGGATCTTTGTCAAAGATGTTCCCAATAACCAGTTACGGCATATTCGCTTAGAAAATAATGACAACAAACCGGTTACCAATTCAAGGGACACTCAAGAGGTACCCCTAGAAAAAGCTAAGCAAGTGCTTAAAATAATTGCTACTTTCAAGCATACCACCTCAATCTTTGATGACTTTGCACATTACGAAAAGCGTCAAGAAGAGGAGGAAGCCATGCGTAGG gagagaaatagaaacaaacaatAA
- the YTHDF3 gene encoding YTH domain-containing family protein 3 isoform X3: MFYLDLTLLHRAEETGEESFSVQNGSIHQKDAVNDDDFEPYLSSQTNQNNSYPPMSDPYMPSYYAPSIGFPYSLGEAAWSTAGDQPMPYLTTYGQMSNGEHHYIPDGVFSQPGALGNTPPFLGQHGFNFFPGNADFSTWGTSGSQGQSTQSSAYSSSYGYPPSSLGRAITDGQAGFGNDTLSKVPGISSIEQGMTGLKIGGDLTAAVTKTVGTALSSSGMTSIATNSVPPVSSAAPKPTSWAAIARKPAKPQPKLKPKGSVGIGGSAVPPPPIKHNMNIGTWDEKGSVVKAPPTQPVLPPQTIIQQPQPLIQPPPLVQSQLPQQQPPAPQAQAQPGPPPQAQPHPAQAQPPQLQSRWVAPRNRGAGFSQNNGVGGENFGLGVVPVSASPSSVEVHPVLEKLKAINNYNPKDFDWNLKNGRVFIIKSYSEDDIHRSIKYSIWCSTEHGNKRLDAAYRSLNGKGPLYLLFSVNGSGHFCGVAEMKSVVDYNAYAGVWSQDKWKGKFEVKWIFVKDVPNNQLRHIRLENNDNKPVTNSRDTQEVPLEKAKQVLKIIATFKHTTSIFDDFAHYEKRQEEEEAMRRERNRNKQ; encoded by the exons ATGTTCTATCTTGATTTGACTCTGCTTCAtagagcagaggaaacaggcgaAGAATCAT tttcagtACAAAACGGTTCGATTCATCAAAAAGATGCTGTAAATGATGATGATTTTGAGCCATACTTAAGTAGCCAGACAAATCAG AATAACAGCTATCCACCAATGTCAGATCCGTACATGCCTAGTTACTATGCTCCATCCATTGGATTTCCATATTCTCTTGGGGAAGCAGCATGGTCCACAGCTGGAGACCAACCTATGCCATATCTGACAACCTATGGACAAATGAGTAATGGGGAACATCATTATATACCAGATGGTGTGTTTAGTCAACCTGGGGCATTAGGAAATACCCCTCCATTTCTTGGTCAACATGGATTTAACTTTTTTCCTGGTAATGCTGATTTCTCTACATGGGGGACAAGTGGATCTCAGGGACAATCAACACAAAGTTCTGCTTATAGTAGCAGTTACGGCTATCCACCTAGTTCTCTTGGGAGAGCTATTACTGATGGACAggctggatttggcaatgatacTTTGAGTAAGGTGCCTGGCATTAGCAGTATTGAGCAAGGCATGACTGGACTGAAAATTGGTGGTGACCTGACAGCTGCAGTGACGAAAACCGTAGGAACAGCTTTGAGCAGCAGTGGGATGACTAGCATCGCAACCAATAGCGTGCCCCCGGTCAGCAGCGCAGCGCCGAAACCCACCTCCTGGGCCGCCATCGCCAGAAAGCCTGCCAAACCTCAGCCGAAACTTAAACCCAAGGGCAGCGTGGGGATCGGGGGCTCTGCTGTGCCGCCACCTCCTATAAAACACAACATGAACATTGGAACTTGGGATGAAAAGGGGTCAGTGGTGAAGGCTCCACCAACCCAACCAGTTCTGCCTCCTCAAACTATAATCCAGCAGCCTCAGCCATTAATCCAGCCACCGCCACTGGTGCAGAGCCAGCTGCCTCAGCAGCAGCCTCCGGCGCCGCAGGCGCAGGCGCAGCCGGGGCCGCCGCCGCAGGCCCAGCCGCACCCGGCGCAGGCGCAGCCGCCGCAGCTGCAGAGCCGCTGGGTGGCCCCGCGGAACCGGGGGGCCGGCTTCAGCCAGAACAATGGCGTGGGCGGTGAGAACTTTGGTTTAGGTGTTGTTCCCGTCAGCGCTTCGCCTTCCAGTGTAGAAGTGCATCCTGTGCTGGAAAAGCTAAAGGCCATAAACAACTATAATCCCAAAGACTTTGACTGGAACCTGAAGAACGGACGTGTGTTTATCATTAAAAGCTATTCTGAGGACGACATCCACCGTTCCATTAAGTACTCTATCTGGTGTAGTACTGAGCATGGTAATAAGCGTTTGGATGCAGCGTACCGTTCCCTGAACGGGAAGGGCCCACTCTATTTACTCTTCAGTGTGAATGGCAGTGGACATTTTTGTGGAGTGGCTGAGATGAAGTCTGTTGTGGACTATAACGCGTACGCCGGTGTCTGGTCTCAGGATAAGTGGAAGGGCAAGTTTGAAGTTAAATGGATCTTTGTCAAAGATGTTCCCAATAACCAGTTACGGCATATTCGCTTAGAAAATAATGACAACAAACCGGTTACCAATTCAAGGGACACTCAAGAGGTACCCCTAGAAAAAGCTAAGCAAGTGCTTAAAATAATTGCTACTTTCAAGCATACCACCTCAATCTTTGATGACTTTGCACATTACGAAAAGCGTCAAGAAGAGGAGGAAGCCATGCGTAGG gagagaaatagaaacaaacaatAA
- the YTHDF3 gene encoding YTH domain-containing family protein 3 isoform X5 — MSDPYMPSYYAPSIGFPYSLGEAAWSTAGDQPMPYLTTYGQMSNGEHHYIPDGVFSQPGALGNTPPFLGQHGFNFFPGNADFSTWGTSGSQGQSTQSSAYSSSYGYPPSSLGRAITDGQAGFGNDTLSKVPGISSIEQGMTGLKIGGDLTAAVTKTVGTALSSSGMTSIATNSVPPVSSAAPKPTSWAAIARKPAKPQPKLKPKGSVGIGGSAVPPPPIKHNMNIGTWDEKGSVVKAPPTQPVLPPQTIIQQPQPLIQPPPLVQSQLPQQQPPAPQAQAQPGPPPQAQPHPAQAQPPQLQSRWVAPRNRGAGFSQNNGVGGENFGLGVVPVSASPSSVEVHPVLEKLKAINNYNPKDFDWNLKNGRVFIIKSYSEDDIHRSIKYSIWCSTEHGNKRLDAAYRSLNGKGPLYLLFSVNGSGHFCGVAEMKSVVDYNAYAGVWSQDKWKGKFEVKWIFVKDVPNNQLRHIRLENNDNKPVTNSRDTQEVPLEKAKQVLKIIATFKHTTSIFDDFAHYEKRQEEEEAMRRERNRNKQ; from the exons ATGTCAGATCCGTACATGCCTAGTTACTATGCTCCATCCATTGGATTTCCATATTCTCTTGGGGAAGCAGCATGGTCCACAGCTGGAGACCAACCTATGCCATATCTGACAACCTATGGACAAATGAGTAATGGGGAACATCATTATATACCAGATGGTGTGTTTAGTCAACCTGGGGCATTAGGAAATACCCCTCCATTTCTTGGTCAACATGGATTTAACTTTTTTCCTGGTAATGCTGATTTCTCTACATGGGGGACAAGTGGATCTCAGGGACAATCAACACAAAGTTCTGCTTATAGTAGCAGTTACGGCTATCCACCTAGTTCTCTTGGGAGAGCTATTACTGATGGACAggctggatttggcaatgatacTTTGAGTAAGGTGCCTGGCATTAGCAGTATTGAGCAAGGCATGACTGGACTGAAAATTGGTGGTGACCTGACAGCTGCAGTGACGAAAACCGTAGGAACAGCTTTGAGCAGCAGTGGGATGACTAGCATCGCAACCAATAGCGTGCCCCCGGTCAGCAGCGCAGCGCCGAAACCCACCTCCTGGGCCGCCATCGCCAGAAAGCCTGCCAAACCTCAGCCGAAACTTAAACCCAAGGGCAGCGTGGGGATCGGGGGCTCTGCTGTGCCGCCACCTCCTATAAAACACAACATGAACATTGGAACTTGGGATGAAAAGGGGTCAGTGGTGAAGGCTCCACCAACCCAACCAGTTCTGCCTCCTCAAACTATAATCCAGCAGCCTCAGCCATTAATCCAGCCACCGCCACTGGTGCAGAGCCAGCTGCCTCAGCAGCAGCCTCCGGCGCCGCAGGCGCAGGCGCAGCCGGGGCCGCCGCCGCAGGCCCAGCCGCACCCGGCGCAGGCGCAGCCGCCGCAGCTGCAGAGCCGCTGGGTGGCCCCGCGGAACCGGGGGGCCGGCTTCAGCCAGAACAATGGCGTGGGCGGTGAGAACTTTGGTTTAGGTGTTGTTCCCGTCAGCGCTTCGCCTTCCAGTGTAGAAGTGCATCCTGTGCTGGAAAAGCTAAAGGCCATAAACAACTATAATCCCAAAGACTTTGACTGGAACCTGAAGAACGGACGTGTGTTTATCATTAAAAGCTATTCTGAGGACGACATCCACCGTTCCATTAAGTACTCTATCTGGTGTAGTACTGAGCATGGTAATAAGCGTTTGGATGCAGCGTACCGTTCCCTGAACGGGAAGGGCCCACTCTATTTACTCTTCAGTGTGAATGGCAGTGGACATTTTTGTGGAGTGGCTGAGATGAAGTCTGTTGTGGACTATAACGCGTACGCCGGTGTCTGGTCTCAGGATAAGTGGAAGGGCAAGTTTGAAGTTAAATGGATCTTTGTCAAAGATGTTCCCAATAACCAGTTACGGCATATTCGCTTAGAAAATAATGACAACAAACCGGTTACCAATTCAAGGGACACTCAAGAGGTACCCCTAGAAAAAGCTAAGCAAGTGCTTAAAATAATTGCTACTTTCAAGCATACCACCTCAATCTTTGATGACTTTGCACATTACGAAAAGCGTCAAGAAGAGGAGGAAGCCATGCGTAGG gagagaaatagaaacaaacaatAA
- the YTHDF3 gene encoding YTH domain-containing family protein 3 isoform X2 has protein sequence MSATSVDQRPKGQGNKVSVQNGSIHQKDAVNDDDFEPYLSSQTNQGLRRLVFWHSTKMLQNNSYPPMSDPYMPSYYAPSIGFPYSLGEAAWSTAGDQPMPYLTTYGQMSNGEHHYIPDGVFSQPGALGNTPPFLGQHGFNFFPGNADFSTWGTSGSQGQSTQSSAYSSSYGYPPSSLGRAITDGQAGFGNDTLSKVPGISSIEQGMTGLKIGGDLTAAVTKTVGTALSSSGMTSIATNSVPPVSSAAPKPTSWAAIARKPAKPQPKLKPKGSVGIGGSAVPPPPIKHNMNIGTWDEKGSVVKAPPTQPVLPPQTIIQQPQPLIQPPPLVQSQLPQQQPPAPQAQAQPGPPPQAQPHPAQAQPPQLQSRWVAPRNRGAGFSQNNGVGGENFGLGVVPVSASPSSVEVHPVLEKLKAINNYNPKDFDWNLKNGRVFIIKSYSEDDIHRSIKYSIWCSTEHGNKRLDAAYRSLNGKGPLYLLFSVNGSGHFCGVAEMKSVVDYNAYAGVWSQDKWKGKFEVKWIFVKDVPNNQLRHIRLENNDNKPVTNSRDTQEVPLEKAKQVLKIIATFKHTTSIFDDFAHYEKRQEEEEAMRRERNRNKQ, from the exons ATGTCAGCCACTAGCGTGGATCAG AGACCTAAAGGGCAAGGAAATAAGG tttcagtACAAAACGGTTCGATTCATCAAAAAGATGCTGTAAATGATGATGATTTTGAGCCATACTTAAGTAGCCAGACAAATCAG GGGCTTAGAAGATTGGTTTTTTGGCATTCCACAAAGATGCTTCAG AATAACAGCTATCCACCAATGTCAGATCCGTACATGCCTAGTTACTATGCTCCATCCATTGGATTTCCATATTCTCTTGGGGAAGCAGCATGGTCCACAGCTGGAGACCAACCTATGCCATATCTGACAACCTATGGACAAATGAGTAATGGGGAACATCATTATATACCAGATGGTGTGTTTAGTCAACCTGGGGCATTAGGAAATACCCCTCCATTTCTTGGTCAACATGGATTTAACTTTTTTCCTGGTAATGCTGATTTCTCTACATGGGGGACAAGTGGATCTCAGGGACAATCAACACAAAGTTCTGCTTATAGTAGCAGTTACGGCTATCCACCTAGTTCTCTTGGGAGAGCTATTACTGATGGACAggctggatttggcaatgatacTTTGAGTAAGGTGCCTGGCATTAGCAGTATTGAGCAAGGCATGACTGGACTGAAAATTGGTGGTGACCTGACAGCTGCAGTGACGAAAACCGTAGGAACAGCTTTGAGCAGCAGTGGGATGACTAGCATCGCAACCAATAGCGTGCCCCCGGTCAGCAGCGCAGCGCCGAAACCCACCTCCTGGGCCGCCATCGCCAGAAAGCCTGCCAAACCTCAGCCGAAACTTAAACCCAAGGGCAGCGTGGGGATCGGGGGCTCTGCTGTGCCGCCACCTCCTATAAAACACAACATGAACATTGGAACTTGGGATGAAAAGGGGTCAGTGGTGAAGGCTCCACCAACCCAACCAGTTCTGCCTCCTCAAACTATAATCCAGCAGCCTCAGCCATTAATCCAGCCACCGCCACTGGTGCAGAGCCAGCTGCCTCAGCAGCAGCCTCCGGCGCCGCAGGCGCAGGCGCAGCCGGGGCCGCCGCCGCAGGCCCAGCCGCACCCGGCGCAGGCGCAGCCGCCGCAGCTGCAGAGCCGCTGGGTGGCCCCGCGGAACCGGGGGGCCGGCTTCAGCCAGAACAATGGCGTGGGCGGTGAGAACTTTGGTTTAGGTGTTGTTCCCGTCAGCGCTTCGCCTTCCAGTGTAGAAGTGCATCCTGTGCTGGAAAAGCTAAAGGCCATAAACAACTATAATCCCAAAGACTTTGACTGGAACCTGAAGAACGGACGTGTGTTTATCATTAAAAGCTATTCTGAGGACGACATCCACCGTTCCATTAAGTACTCTATCTGGTGTAGTACTGAGCATGGTAATAAGCGTTTGGATGCAGCGTACCGTTCCCTGAACGGGAAGGGCCCACTCTATTTACTCTTCAGTGTGAATGGCAGTGGACATTTTTGTGGAGTGGCTGAGATGAAGTCTGTTGTGGACTATAACGCGTACGCCGGTGTCTGGTCTCAGGATAAGTGGAAGGGCAAGTTTGAAGTTAAATGGATCTTTGTCAAAGATGTTCCCAATAACCAGTTACGGCATATTCGCTTAGAAAATAATGACAACAAACCGGTTACCAATTCAAGGGACACTCAAGAGGTACCCCTAGAAAAAGCTAAGCAAGTGCTTAAAATAATTGCTACTTTCAAGCATACCACCTCAATCTTTGATGACTTTGCACATTACGAAAAGCGTCAAGAAGAGGAGGAAGCCATGCGTAGG gagagaaatagaaacaaacaatAA
- the YTHDF3 gene encoding YTH domain-containing family protein 3 isoform X4: MSATSVDQRPKGQGNKVSVQNGSIHQKDAVNDDDFEPYLSSQTNQNNSYPPMSDPYMPSYYAPSIGFPYSLGEAAWSTAGDQPMPYLTTYGQMSNGEHHYIPDGVFSQPGALGNTPPFLGQHGFNFFPGNADFSTWGTSGSQGQSTQSSAYSSSYGYPPSSLGRAITDGQAGFGNDTLSKVPGISSIEQGMTGLKIGGDLTAAVTKTVGTALSSSGMTSIATNSVPPVSSAAPKPTSWAAIARKPAKPQPKLKPKGSVGIGGSAVPPPPIKHNMNIGTWDEKGSVVKAPPTQPVLPPQTIIQQPQPLIQPPPLVQSQLPQQQPPAPQAQAQPGPPPQAQPHPAQAQPPQLQSRWVAPRNRGAGFSQNNGVGGENFGLGVVPVSASPSSVEVHPVLEKLKAINNYNPKDFDWNLKNGRVFIIKSYSEDDIHRSIKYSIWCSTEHGNKRLDAAYRSLNGKGPLYLLFSVNGSGHFCGVAEMKSVVDYNAYAGVWSQDKWKGKFEVKWIFVKDVPNNQLRHIRLENNDNKPVTNSRDTQEVPLEKAKQVLKIIATFKHTTSIFDDFAHYEKRQEEEEAMRRERNRNKQ; the protein is encoded by the exons ATGTCAGCCACTAGCGTGGATCAG AGACCTAAAGGGCAAGGAAATAAGG tttcagtACAAAACGGTTCGATTCATCAAAAAGATGCTGTAAATGATGATGATTTTGAGCCATACTTAAGTAGCCAGACAAATCAG AATAACAGCTATCCACCAATGTCAGATCCGTACATGCCTAGTTACTATGCTCCATCCATTGGATTTCCATATTCTCTTGGGGAAGCAGCATGGTCCACAGCTGGAGACCAACCTATGCCATATCTGACAACCTATGGACAAATGAGTAATGGGGAACATCATTATATACCAGATGGTGTGTTTAGTCAACCTGGGGCATTAGGAAATACCCCTCCATTTCTTGGTCAACATGGATTTAACTTTTTTCCTGGTAATGCTGATTTCTCTACATGGGGGACAAGTGGATCTCAGGGACAATCAACACAAAGTTCTGCTTATAGTAGCAGTTACGGCTATCCACCTAGTTCTCTTGGGAGAGCTATTACTGATGGACAggctggatttggcaatgatacTTTGAGTAAGGTGCCTGGCATTAGCAGTATTGAGCAAGGCATGACTGGACTGAAAATTGGTGGTGACCTGACAGCTGCAGTGACGAAAACCGTAGGAACAGCTTTGAGCAGCAGTGGGATGACTAGCATCGCAACCAATAGCGTGCCCCCGGTCAGCAGCGCAGCGCCGAAACCCACCTCCTGGGCCGCCATCGCCAGAAAGCCTGCCAAACCTCAGCCGAAACTTAAACCCAAGGGCAGCGTGGGGATCGGGGGCTCTGCTGTGCCGCCACCTCCTATAAAACACAACATGAACATTGGAACTTGGGATGAAAAGGGGTCAGTGGTGAAGGCTCCACCAACCCAACCAGTTCTGCCTCCTCAAACTATAATCCAGCAGCCTCAGCCATTAATCCAGCCACCGCCACTGGTGCAGAGCCAGCTGCCTCAGCAGCAGCCTCCGGCGCCGCAGGCGCAGGCGCAGCCGGGGCCGCCGCCGCAGGCCCAGCCGCACCCGGCGCAGGCGCAGCCGCCGCAGCTGCAGAGCCGCTGGGTGGCCCCGCGGAACCGGGGGGCCGGCTTCAGCCAGAACAATGGCGTGGGCGGTGAGAACTTTGGTTTAGGTGTTGTTCCCGTCAGCGCTTCGCCTTCCAGTGTAGAAGTGCATCCTGTGCTGGAAAAGCTAAAGGCCATAAACAACTATAATCCCAAAGACTTTGACTGGAACCTGAAGAACGGACGTGTGTTTATCATTAAAAGCTATTCTGAGGACGACATCCACCGTTCCATTAAGTACTCTATCTGGTGTAGTACTGAGCATGGTAATAAGCGTTTGGATGCAGCGTACCGTTCCCTGAACGGGAAGGGCCCACTCTATTTACTCTTCAGTGTGAATGGCAGTGGACATTTTTGTGGAGTGGCTGAGATGAAGTCTGTTGTGGACTATAACGCGTACGCCGGTGTCTGGTCTCAGGATAAGTGGAAGGGCAAGTTTGAAGTTAAATGGATCTTTGTCAAAGATGTTCCCAATAACCAGTTACGGCATATTCGCTTAGAAAATAATGACAACAAACCGGTTACCAATTCAAGGGACACTCAAGAGGTACCCCTAGAAAAAGCTAAGCAAGTGCTTAAAATAATTGCTACTTTCAAGCATACCACCTCAATCTTTGATGACTTTGCACATTACGAAAAGCGTCAAGAAGAGGAGGAAGCCATGCGTAGG gagagaaatagaaacaaacaatAA
- the YTHDF3 gene encoding YTH domain-containing family protein 3 isoform X1, translating to MFYLDLTLLHRAEETGEESFSVQNGSIHQKDAVNDDDFEPYLSSQTNQGLRRLVFWHSTKMLQNNSYPPMSDPYMPSYYAPSIGFPYSLGEAAWSTAGDQPMPYLTTYGQMSNGEHHYIPDGVFSQPGALGNTPPFLGQHGFNFFPGNADFSTWGTSGSQGQSTQSSAYSSSYGYPPSSLGRAITDGQAGFGNDTLSKVPGISSIEQGMTGLKIGGDLTAAVTKTVGTALSSSGMTSIATNSVPPVSSAAPKPTSWAAIARKPAKPQPKLKPKGSVGIGGSAVPPPPIKHNMNIGTWDEKGSVVKAPPTQPVLPPQTIIQQPQPLIQPPPLVQSQLPQQQPPAPQAQAQPGPPPQAQPHPAQAQPPQLQSRWVAPRNRGAGFSQNNGVGGENFGLGVVPVSASPSSVEVHPVLEKLKAINNYNPKDFDWNLKNGRVFIIKSYSEDDIHRSIKYSIWCSTEHGNKRLDAAYRSLNGKGPLYLLFSVNGSGHFCGVAEMKSVVDYNAYAGVWSQDKWKGKFEVKWIFVKDVPNNQLRHIRLENNDNKPVTNSRDTQEVPLEKAKQVLKIIATFKHTTSIFDDFAHYEKRQEEEEAMRRERNRNKQ from the exons ATGTTCTATCTTGATTTGACTCTGCTTCAtagagcagaggaaacaggcgaAGAATCAT tttcagtACAAAACGGTTCGATTCATCAAAAAGATGCTGTAAATGATGATGATTTTGAGCCATACTTAAGTAGCCAGACAAATCAG GGGCTTAGAAGATTGGTTTTTTGGCATTCCACAAAGATGCTTCAG AATAACAGCTATCCACCAATGTCAGATCCGTACATGCCTAGTTACTATGCTCCATCCATTGGATTTCCATATTCTCTTGGGGAAGCAGCATGGTCCACAGCTGGAGACCAACCTATGCCATATCTGACAACCTATGGACAAATGAGTAATGGGGAACATCATTATATACCAGATGGTGTGTTTAGTCAACCTGGGGCATTAGGAAATACCCCTCCATTTCTTGGTCAACATGGATTTAACTTTTTTCCTGGTAATGCTGATTTCTCTACATGGGGGACAAGTGGATCTCAGGGACAATCAACACAAAGTTCTGCTTATAGTAGCAGTTACGGCTATCCACCTAGTTCTCTTGGGAGAGCTATTACTGATGGACAggctggatttggcaatgatacTTTGAGTAAGGTGCCTGGCATTAGCAGTATTGAGCAAGGCATGACTGGACTGAAAATTGGTGGTGACCTGACAGCTGCAGTGACGAAAACCGTAGGAACAGCTTTGAGCAGCAGTGGGATGACTAGCATCGCAACCAATAGCGTGCCCCCGGTCAGCAGCGCAGCGCCGAAACCCACCTCCTGGGCCGCCATCGCCAGAAAGCCTGCCAAACCTCAGCCGAAACTTAAACCCAAGGGCAGCGTGGGGATCGGGGGCTCTGCTGTGCCGCCACCTCCTATAAAACACAACATGAACATTGGAACTTGGGATGAAAAGGGGTCAGTGGTGAAGGCTCCACCAACCCAACCAGTTCTGCCTCCTCAAACTATAATCCAGCAGCCTCAGCCATTAATCCAGCCACCGCCACTGGTGCAGAGCCAGCTGCCTCAGCAGCAGCCTCCGGCGCCGCAGGCGCAGGCGCAGCCGGGGCCGCCGCCGCAGGCCCAGCCGCACCCGGCGCAGGCGCAGCCGCCGCAGCTGCAGAGCCGCTGGGTGGCCCCGCGGAACCGGGGGGCCGGCTTCAGCCAGAACAATGGCGTGGGCGGTGAGAACTTTGGTTTAGGTGTTGTTCCCGTCAGCGCTTCGCCTTCCAGTGTAGAAGTGCATCCTGTGCTGGAAAAGCTAAAGGCCATAAACAACTATAATCCCAAAGACTTTGACTGGAACCTGAAGAACGGACGTGTGTTTATCATTAAAAGCTATTCTGAGGACGACATCCACCGTTCCATTAAGTACTCTATCTGGTGTAGTACTGAGCATGGTAATAAGCGTTTGGATGCAGCGTACCGTTCCCTGAACGGGAAGGGCCCACTCTATTTACTCTTCAGTGTGAATGGCAGTGGACATTTTTGTGGAGTGGCTGAGATGAAGTCTGTTGTGGACTATAACGCGTACGCCGGTGTCTGGTCTCAGGATAAGTGGAAGGGCAAGTTTGAAGTTAAATGGATCTTTGTCAAAGATGTTCCCAATAACCAGTTACGGCATATTCGCTTAGAAAATAATGACAACAAACCGGTTACCAATTCAAGGGACACTCAAGAGGTACCCCTAGAAAAAGCTAAGCAAGTGCTTAAAATAATTGCTACTTTCAAGCATACCACCTCAATCTTTGATGACTTTGCACATTACGAAAAGCGTCAAGAAGAGGAGGAAGCCATGCGTAGG gagagaaatagaaacaaacaatAA